The proteins below are encoded in one region of Paraburkholderia aromaticivorans:
- a CDS encoding LuxR C-terminal-related transcriptional regulator codes for MRLTEEPMLSEKLPLLLATKVLPPRLSPGLIDRPRLFDLAVQAENKRLTVIKAPAGFGKTSLAITWLNRLRARGARVAWLSLGDEDDEPARFLHHLAQALQHACNNVGASAIGLTAATSLIPAQAIVSTLINDLVEVEDEVCLFLDDYHLINLPAIHDAMSFFIANAPSHVHVIVCTRVDSALPLARLRAQNELLEVDASTLRFNFDETRCFVERECPGRLGTSGVKSLHATTEGWAAALRISASVLSREEPRPGWESSAPSGASRPFAAYLEDMLTRLPDDMVAFMLRTAILDRLTAPLCQAVTGVKASQSMLEAIAARQLLLEPMDLEGHWFRYHPLLGEYLRQRLGAQSGDELADLHRRACRWYASQELWTDAVRHAIAAGDTDDAINLIGNCAMALVKKGDLLTLLGWQRRFPAHLMRSQVEVTLAIAWGMALAIRSNDALAMLDAIEREAHASADPDSIRWECRVIRSVVVALQDDPQAALAIAQPCLDRPSTDIWSTNVASNVVRFAHWKAGNLEALYATPWIPYSIEEDQRNVFASTYRLCLLGHAEMQQMHFGLAERYFTEAMQLAERHSGPQSVAAALCAPMIAQIRYEQGRLDEAEALLVDLMPVIDLAVLLDSALIAYRMLIRIAAARSNTVQAYALLNQGEALGHARHWHRLIAGGLVERTRLYLLEGRMTEAAGCVAQLEHLAAPGSAGSHAVSPEIGTYRSLAAAYLAMAQKRAQDGIEIVTTALAVVDARHENYLALRLRSVLALICLGADERDRAVEIFRDVLKEAAAAGIYQSIIDLFPEIGALLQAVRDDTRATVQTKALLCYVDRLLDGWRALYQPGSKPTRDSERESLSARERNIVDLIADGQSNKEIARTLGIAPETVKSHVKSIFMKLSVDKRAQAVARAQALGLVKQG; via the coding sequence ATGCGTCTGACCGAGGAACCGATGCTCTCCGAGAAGCTGCCCCTCCTGCTCGCTACGAAGGTTCTTCCGCCGCGCCTGTCGCCCGGGTTGATCGATCGTCCGCGCCTGTTCGATCTGGCGGTTCAGGCGGAGAACAAACGGCTCACCGTGATCAAAGCGCCGGCCGGCTTCGGCAAGACCTCGCTCGCGATTACGTGGCTCAACCGGCTCCGCGCACGCGGCGCGCGCGTCGCGTGGCTGTCGCTCGGTGACGAGGACGACGAACCCGCGCGCTTCCTCCACCATCTCGCGCAGGCGTTGCAGCATGCCTGCAACAATGTCGGCGCGTCAGCGATCGGCCTGACGGCGGCCACCTCTCTGATTCCGGCGCAGGCCATCGTCTCGACGCTGATCAACGACCTCGTCGAAGTCGAAGACGAGGTGTGTCTGTTCCTCGACGATTACCATCTGATCAACCTTCCGGCGATTCACGACGCGATGTCGTTCTTCATCGCGAACGCGCCGTCGCACGTGCACGTGATTGTTTGCACCCGTGTGGACTCCGCGCTGCCGCTCGCCAGGCTGAGAGCGCAAAACGAACTGCTGGAAGTCGACGCCTCAACACTGCGTTTCAATTTCGACGAGACGCGGTGCTTTGTCGAACGCGAATGCCCCGGCAGGCTAGGCACGTCCGGCGTGAAGTCGCTGCACGCGACCACGGAGGGCTGGGCGGCGGCGTTGCGCATTTCAGCGTCGGTGCTGTCGCGCGAAGAACCCAGGCCGGGTTGGGAGTCGAGTGCGCCGTCCGGCGCTTCACGGCCGTTCGCCGCCTACCTCGAAGATATGCTCACGCGCTTGCCCGACGACATGGTCGCCTTCATGCTGCGCACGGCGATACTCGACCGGTTGACTGCCCCGCTCTGCCAGGCGGTAACCGGCGTCAAGGCCAGCCAGAGCATGCTGGAAGCAATCGCCGCGCGCCAGTTGCTGCTGGAGCCGATGGATCTCGAAGGGCACTGGTTCCGCTATCACCCCCTGCTGGGCGAGTATCTGCGCCAACGGCTGGGCGCGCAGTCGGGCGACGAACTGGCGGATCTGCATCGCCGCGCGTGCCGGTGGTACGCGTCGCAGGAACTCTGGACAGACGCGGTCAGGCACGCGATCGCCGCAGGCGACACGGACGATGCGATCAACCTGATCGGCAACTGTGCGATGGCGCTCGTCAAGAAAGGCGACCTGCTGACACTGCTCGGCTGGCAACGGCGTTTTCCGGCGCACCTGATGCGAAGCCAGGTCGAGGTCACGCTGGCGATCGCCTGGGGCATGGCGCTCGCGATTCGATCGAACGATGCGCTCGCCATGCTGGATGCGATCGAGCGCGAGGCGCACGCGAGTGCCGACCCCGACAGCATCCGTTGGGAATGCCGGGTGATCCGCTCGGTCGTGGTCGCGCTTCAGGACGATCCGCAGGCGGCGCTCGCGATCGCGCAGCCGTGCCTCGACCGGCCGTCCACCGATATCTGGAGCACCAATGTCGCCTCCAACGTCGTGCGTTTCGCGCACTGGAAGGCGGGCAATCTCGAAGCGCTCTATGCGACGCCGTGGATCCCCTATTCGATCGAAGAGGACCAGCGCAACGTCTTCGCTTCGACCTACCGGCTGTGCCTGCTCGGCCATGCGGAGATGCAGCAGATGCACTTCGGCTTGGCCGAGCGGTATTTCACCGAGGCGATGCAGTTGGCCGAGCGTCACTCCGGTCCGCAATCCGTCGCCGCCGCGCTGTGCGCACCGATGATCGCGCAAATCCGCTACGAGCAGGGCCGGCTCGACGAAGCCGAAGCATTGCTCGTCGATCTCATGCCGGTGATCGATCTGGCGGTCCTGCTCGACAGCGCACTGATCGCCTACCGGATGCTCATCCGGATCGCGGCCGCGCGTTCCAATACCGTGCAGGCCTACGCGCTGCTCAACCAGGGCGAGGCGCTCGGCCATGCGCGCCACTGGCACCGGCTGATCGCGGGCGGCCTCGTCGAGCGCACGCGGCTCTACCTGCTGGAAGGCCGAATGACGGAAGCCGCGGGATGTGTCGCACAACTGGAACATCTCGCCGCGCCCGGCTCCGCTGGATCGCATGCCGTCTCGCCGGAGATCGGCACCTACCGCTCGCTCGCGGCGGCCTATCTCGCGATGGCCCAGAAGCGGGCGCAAGACGGCATTGAAATCGTGACCACCGCGTTGGCGGTCGTCGACGCACGGCACGAGAACTATCTCGCGCTACGTCTACGAAGCGTGCTCGCTCTGATCTGTCTGGGTGCCGACGAACGCGACCGCGCCGTCGAGATCTTTCGCGACGTGCTGAAGGAGGCCGCGGCCGCGGGCATCTACCAGTCGATCATCGACCTGTTTCCGGAAATCGGCGCGCTGCTGCAGGCCGTGCGCGACGACACGCGCGCGACCGTGCAGACGAAGGCGCTGCTGTGCTACGTGGATCGCCTGCTCGACGGCTGGCGGGCGCTGTACCAGCCCGGCAGCAAACCCACGCGGGACTCCGAACGGGAATCGCTCAGCGCACGCGAGCGCAACATCGTCGACCTGATCGCCGACGGGCAGTCGAACAAGGAAATCGCGCGCACCCTCGGCATCGCACCGGAAACCGTCAAGTCTCATGTGAAGAGCATCTTCATGAAGCTCTCGGTCGACAAGCGCGCACAAGCCGTCGCGCGCGCGCAGGCGCTGGGACTCGTGAAGCAGGGCTAG
- a CDS encoding acyl-CoA dehydrogenase family protein, with protein MSTESNHVATHKLGPLGAEPELSEMGQMVQQTVHRYAEEVMRPVGVKLDRMTPEEAIAPGSPYWDARKKFVELGFGVDGLFELEPAERAKTMCILFEELGWGDSGLAVSYGAGLLPALMSTLTGNAFCRALAPDSKLGCWAITEPDHGSDMLDASGMILHPQGTYGRPNCIATLRGDDVIINGQKSAWVSNGIVADVCILYCAADSGAGVETKRGAVIVVPMDAPGVSRGKPLDKIGQRALNQGEIFFENVKLSRDHILAGPDQYLDAVYAVHTLANAIMGTVFTGAARAAFEHALAYAHERKQGGLPIIRHQSVASRLFHMFRKVEAARALAHRVVHYNFTSPHPSLHAAMTAKITATQTAFEVANDALQIFCGNGLTREYPIEKIWRDARASLIEDGCNEVLAIKGGYYLIDPELF; from the coding sequence ATGTCGACCGAATCGAACCACGTTGCAACGCACAAACTCGGCCCGTTAGGGGCTGAGCCCGAGCTGTCCGAGATGGGCCAGATGGTCCAGCAGACCGTGCATCGTTACGCGGAAGAGGTCATGCGCCCCGTCGGCGTCAAGCTCGATCGCATGACACCGGAGGAGGCTATCGCGCCAGGGTCGCCTTACTGGGACGCTCGCAAAAAGTTTGTCGAGCTGGGGTTCGGCGTCGACGGACTCTTTGAGCTCGAGCCCGCCGAACGGGCCAAAACCATGTGCATCCTGTTCGAGGAACTCGGCTGGGGTGATTCCGGACTCGCCGTTTCGTACGGTGCCGGGTTGCTCCCGGCGCTGATGAGCACGCTGACAGGCAACGCGTTTTGCCGGGCGCTGGCACCGGATTCGAAACTCGGCTGCTGGGCCATCACGGAACCCGATCATGGCTCCGACATGCTGGACGCAAGCGGCATGATCCTGCACCCGCAGGGAACCTACGGCCGGCCCAACTGCATTGCCACGCTGCGCGGCGACGACGTGATCATCAATGGGCAGAAGTCGGCATGGGTGTCGAACGGCATTGTCGCGGATGTCTGCATTCTCTACTGCGCGGCGGACAGCGGCGCGGGTGTGGAGACGAAGCGCGGGGCCGTGATCGTCGTGCCGATGGACGCCCCAGGCGTGTCGCGTGGCAAGCCGCTCGACAAGATCGGACAGCGCGCCCTCAACCAGGGCGAAATCTTCTTTGAAAACGTCAAGCTTTCCAGAGATCACATCCTCGCCGGCCCGGATCAATACCTCGACGCCGTCTACGCCGTTCACACGCTTGCCAACGCGATCATGGGCACCGTGTTCACCGGCGCGGCACGCGCTGCCTTCGAACATGCTCTCGCCTATGCGCATGAACGCAAGCAGGGCGGCTTGCCGATCATCCGTCATCAGTCGGTGGCGTCGCGGTTGTTCCATATGTTCAGGAAGGTGGAAGCGGCCCGTGCCCTGGCTCACCGTGTCGTGCACTACAACTTCACGTCGCCGCACCCGTCGCTGCACGCAGCGATGACCGCCAAGATCACGGCGACCCAGACTGCCTTCGAAGTCGCCAACGACGCACTCCAGATCTTTTGCGGCAACGGACTCACGCGCGAGTATCCGATCGAAAAAATCTGGCGTGATGCGCGGGCATCGCTGATCGAGGACGGCTGCAACGAAGTCCTCGCGATCAAGGGCGGCTACTACCTGATTGACCCCGAGCTGTTTTGA
- a CDS encoding saccharopine dehydrogenase family protein has product MATTYEVVLYGASGYTGKLTAWKLAERGIPFIAAGRNKERLQEEMSKVPELAGHDYQCVAVEHETNALTELFRGKKAVINIVGPFMQLGRPVVEASLAAGCHYVDTTGETDWMSMLKRTYGEAFAAKDLALCPGNSYMWTEGNLAAEIALETPGIDTLDVIYLGDSEVSVASTMSFLRMCTQPQFFLRNKELVQWPWATPYQVHVPGEHVLLNALPWGGGGEPIWYEGDPRVRNCQTLVSFRNQERFNAVVGLLKKFEEECRHLDPAKQEEVTNEWGKAVTQTEPARENPDVNRCTLSCQGRGNVNSVSVILRGNSPYAQTGVLGAEAVRRFLRGQLHAVGFVSPAQAFGARNLLAAQAEEGYLHYEVKSV; this is encoded by the coding sequence ATGGCAACGACATACGAAGTGGTGCTCTACGGAGCGAGTGGTTACACAGGCAAGCTCACGGCGTGGAAGCTCGCCGAACGCGGGATTCCTTTCATTGCCGCGGGGCGCAACAAGGAGCGGCTGCAAGAGGAGATGTCCAAGGTGCCGGAACTTGCCGGACATGACTATCAGTGCGTCGCCGTCGAACACGAAACAAACGCGCTGACGGAACTCTTTAGAGGCAAGAAGGCGGTCATCAACATCGTCGGGCCGTTCATGCAGCTCGGCCGCCCGGTGGTCGAGGCCAGTCTTGCGGCGGGTTGCCACTATGTCGACACGACGGGCGAAACCGACTGGATGTCCATGTTGAAGCGCACGTACGGCGAGGCGTTTGCCGCAAAAGATCTGGCGCTGTGTCCCGGCAATTCGTACATGTGGACCGAAGGCAATCTGGCGGCCGAGATCGCGCTGGAAACCCCGGGCATCGACACGCTCGATGTGATCTACCTCGGCGATTCGGAAGTCAGCGTCGCATCGACGATGTCGTTTCTGCGGATGTGCACGCAGCCGCAGTTCTTCCTGCGGAATAAAGAGCTCGTGCAATGGCCATGGGCGACGCCGTATCAGGTTCATGTGCCCGGTGAACATGTGCTGCTGAACGCGCTGCCGTGGGGCGGCGGCGGTGAACCGATCTGGTACGAGGGCGATCCGCGTGTGCGCAATTGTCAGACGCTGGTGTCGTTCAGAAACCAGGAGCGTTTCAATGCAGTCGTCGGCTTGCTGAAAAAGTTCGAGGAGGAATGCCGGCACCTCGATCCAGCCAAACAGGAAGAAGTCACCAACGAATGGGGCAAGGCCGTCACGCAAACCGAGCCCGCCCGCGAGAATCCCGACGTCAACCGTTGCACGCTGTCCTGTCAGGGACGAGGCAACGTAAATTCCGTCAGCGTGATTCTTCGCGGCAATTCACCCTACGCGCAAACCGGCGTGCTGGGCGCGGAAGCAGTGCGCCGGTTTTTGCGAGGGCAGTTGCATGCGGTCGGCTTCGTTTCGCCGGCGCAGGCGTTTGGCGCGCGCAATCTCCTCGCGGCACAGGCCGAAGAAGGCTACCTGCATTACGAAGTAAAGAGCGTTTGA
- a CDS encoding thiolase family protein has product MSKEVYVVGIGMTPFGKHLDTSVKQMTCKAVEDALADAGCDKGQLQGAFFGNSTQGHMDGQHMIRGELALRAMGVHGLPVINVENACASASTAFHLAVNYVKAGAADIVLAVGAEKMFSTDKARTFSAFDGAWDVHDTENGRRRLLEMGKGIEPPEGSVSEKPYSVFMDIYASMGRMHMREFGTTQRQIAAVSAKNHGHSVHNPLAQYRQAYSVEEVLNAPPITYPLTLPMCSPISDGAAAAIVCSEAGLERLKGGRTRAIRVLASVLQTGSDRPAAALDQHLVRLGSTKAYEQAGVAPRDVSVAEVHDATAIGEIIQSEVLGLCEPGLGGVAAERGDTTIGGRIPINPSGGLESKGHPIGATGLGQIYELVTQLRGEAGQRQVEGARIALAENGGGLCGVEEAVASITILGR; this is encoded by the coding sequence ATGAGCAAGGAAGTGTACGTCGTGGGCATCGGGATGACGCCCTTTGGCAAACATCTGGACACCAGCGTGAAACAGATGACGTGCAAGGCCGTGGAGGACGCGCTCGCCGATGCCGGTTGCGACAAAGGGCAACTGCAGGGCGCGTTTTTCGGCAACTCGACGCAGGGACACATGGACGGCCAGCACATGATTCGCGGCGAGCTTGCCTTGCGCGCGATGGGCGTGCACGGCTTGCCCGTGATCAACGTCGAGAACGCCTGCGCGAGCGCCAGTACTGCGTTTCATCTGGCGGTGAACTACGTGAAGGCGGGCGCTGCGGACATCGTGCTCGCCGTGGGCGCGGAAAAGATGTTTTCAACGGACAAGGCGCGCACGTTCAGCGCGTTCGACGGTGCATGGGACGTGCACGATACCGAGAACGGCAGGCGCAGGCTGCTCGAGATGGGAAAAGGGATTGAGCCGCCCGAAGGAAGCGTATCGGAGAAGCCCTATAGCGTGTTCATGGATATCTACGCGTCGATGGGGCGCATGCACATGCGCGAATTCGGCACGACTCAACGGCAGATTGCCGCGGTGTCCGCCAAGAACCACGGGCACTCGGTACACAATCCGCTCGCCCAGTACCGGCAGGCCTACTCCGTGGAAGAAGTACTCAACGCGCCGCCGATCACCTATCCGCTGACGCTGCCGATGTGCTCGCCGATCAGCGACGGTGCGGCTGCGGCGATCGTGTGCAGCGAGGCCGGTCTTGAACGGCTCAAAGGTGGACGCACACGGGCCATTCGCGTGCTGGCTTCCGTGCTTCAGACCGGTAGCGACCGGCCGGCCGCTGCGCTCGACCAGCATCTGGTCCGGCTTGGCTCCACCAAGGCCTATGAACAGGCTGGCGTGGCGCCGCGGGACGTTTCGGTAGCCGAAGTACACGACGCGACTGCGATCGGCGAAATCATCCAGTCTGAAGTACTCGGGCTGTGCGAGCCGGGTCTGGGCGGCGTGGCGGCGGAGCGCGGAGACACCACGATTGGCGGGCGAATTCCGATCAATCCATCCGGCGGCCTGGAATCAAAAGGGCATCCAATCGGCGCGACAGGATTGGGCCAGATCTATGAACTCGTTACCCAGCTACGCGGTGAGGCGGGACAGCGCCAGGTCGAGGGCGCGCGTATCGCACTGGCCGAGAACGGCGGTGGTTTGTGCGGCGTGGAAGAAGCCGTGGCCAGTATCACGATTCTGGGACGTTAG
- a CDS encoding AMP-binding protein, with translation MTTRPDTILAALIANRVDTMPDRDVLTIEGAGARPDEVRTYRQLWENGQRLAQVLIDRGLRPGEHFALLMANHAEFIEAMVAASISGTVFVPVDPRTKGDKLAYMLDHAQCRGIIAADYALGNLAAVRGALPQLSWVIGLETNEGARPLSDFPDVLPYHASRPEQVPDLPILTRDPDSPMQLIFTSGTTGDPKGIVMTHLRYCATSSAVPAMFGYAADERPYSGLSLTHANAQVITLGASLATGMRAVLSRRFTKSRLWDITRKYRCTTFTLLGGMTTAIYSEPATPGDSDNPVRFVVSAGMPAAIWTDFEQRFNVRIVEFYGAAEGGLTVKHVGVGPVGSIGKPVPTLKHRIIGDDGRDCARGVPGELLFRPADGSPFKVEYFGNPDASAKKSKDGWLHMGDVVREDENGWLFFEYRQGGGIRHNGEFINPAPIEKVIAESGVIEDVYVYGVAASSGAPGEKDVVAAVVPKRAADFDPQQVFRLCRAKLEASSVIAFLQVVPEIPKTASEKPLERHLVEMFGQRRDSVFTEIP, from the coding sequence ATGACCACCCGACCCGACACCATCCTGGCCGCGCTGATCGCCAATCGCGTCGATACGATGCCGGATCGTGACGTACTCACGATCGAAGGGGCCGGTGCGCGGCCCGACGAGGTGCGTACCTACCGGCAGCTCTGGGAAAACGGCCAGCGTCTCGCTCAGGTTCTGATCGATCGCGGCCTGCGTCCCGGAGAGCACTTCGCATTGCTGATGGCTAACCATGCCGAGTTCATCGAAGCCATGGTGGCGGCGTCGATCTCGGGCACGGTATTCGTGCCGGTCGATCCGCGCACCAAAGGCGACAAGCTCGCCTACATGCTCGACCACGCACAGTGCAGAGGCATCATCGCCGCTGACTACGCGCTTGGCAATCTCGCCGCCGTGCGGGGAGCACTTCCGCAACTGTCGTGGGTGATCGGGCTCGAAACGAACGAAGGCGCGAGGCCGCTCTCCGACTTTCCCGATGTGCTGCCGTACCACGCGTCACGGCCGGAGCAGGTGCCCGACTTGCCCATTCTGACGCGTGACCCCGACAGTCCGATGCAACTGATCTTCACGTCCGGCACGACCGGCGATCCGAAGGGCATCGTCATGACGCATCTGCGCTACTGCGCAACCTCGTCAGCCGTGCCCGCGATGTTCGGTTACGCCGCTGACGAGCGTCCCTATTCAGGACTGTCGCTGACCCACGCCAACGCTCAGGTCATTACGCTGGGTGCGTCGCTCGCCACCGGAATGCGGGCCGTGCTGTCGCGCCGCTTCACGAAGTCGCGGTTGTGGGACATCACACGTAAGTATCGGTGCACCACTTTCACGCTGCTCGGCGGAATGACGACGGCGATCTACAGCGAACCGGCCACGCCAGGCGACTCGGACAACCCGGTGCGCTTCGTGGTTTCCGCGGGCATGCCCGCGGCGATCTGGACCGACTTCGAGCAGCGCTTTAACGTGCGGATCGTCGAGTTCTACGGCGCGGCGGAGGGCGGGCTCACGGTCAAGCACGTCGGGGTCGGGCCGGTCGGCAGTATTGGCAAGCCGGTGCCCACGCTCAAGCACCGCATCATCGGCGACGACGGCCGCGACTGCGCACGAGGCGTGCCCGGGGAATTGCTCTTCAGGCCGGCGGACGGATCGCCGTTCAAGGTCGAATACTTCGGTAATCCGGACGCGTCGGCGAAAAAAAGCAAGGACGGCTGGTTGCACATGGGCGACGTCGTGCGTGAAGACGAGAACGGCTGGCTCTTCTTCGAATACCGCCAAGGCGGCGGGATTCGCCACAACGGTGAATTCATCAATCCCGCGCCGATCGAGAAGGTGATTGCCGAGTCGGGCGTAATCGAGGACGTCTATGTCTATGGCGTAGCGGCGTCATCCGGTGCGCCAGGCGAGAAGGATGTGGTCGCGGCCGTCGTGCCGAAACGGGCGGCGGACTTCGACCCGCAGCAGGTGTTCCGCCTCTGCCGCGCGAAGCTCGAAGCGAGCTCGGTGATCGCCTTCCTGCAGGTCGTGCCCGAGATTCCCAAGACTGCATCGGAAAAGCCACTGGAGCGCCATCTCGTCGAAATGTTCGGGCAGCGGCGCGACAGCGTTTTCACCGAGATCCCATGA
- a CDS encoding electron transfer flavoprotein subunit beta/FixA family protein, translating to MKVLVPVKRVVDANVRVRVKADGSAVDIANVKLSMNPFDEIAVEEAVRLKEAGAATEVVVVSCGVQACQETLRTAMAIGADRAILVETEAELQPLAVAKLLKALVDKEQPQLVMLGKQAIDDDANQVGQMLAALLGLPQATFASKVVVEAGKATVTREIDGGLETIEVDLPAVITADLRLNTPRYATLPNIMKAKKKPLDVVTPDALGVDVAPRLTTLKLAEPTKREAGIRVADAAELVEKLKNVARVI from the coding sequence ATGAAAGTACTTGTTCCCGTCAAGCGCGTCGTCGACGCCAATGTGAGGGTTCGTGTGAAGGCCGACGGCAGCGCCGTCGACATCGCCAACGTGAAGCTGTCGATGAACCCGTTCGACGAGATCGCCGTGGAAGAGGCCGTGCGTCTGAAAGAGGCCGGTGCGGCCACGGAGGTGGTCGTGGTGTCCTGTGGCGTGCAGGCGTGCCAGGAAACGCTGCGCACGGCGATGGCGATCGGCGCTGACCGCGCCATCCTGGTCGAGACCGAGGCTGAACTGCAGCCGCTCGCCGTCGCCAAGTTGCTGAAGGCGCTGGTCGATAAGGAGCAGCCGCAACTGGTGATGCTCGGCAAACAGGCCATCGACGACGACGCCAATCAGGTTGGCCAGATGCTAGCTGCGCTGCTTGGCTTGCCGCAGGCGACGTTCGCATCGAAGGTGGTAGTGGAAGCCGGGAAGGCGACGGTGACGCGCGAAATCGACGGCGGCCTGGAAACGATCGAGGTCGACCTGCCGGCTGTGATCACCGCCGATCTCCGGCTCAACACGCCGCGTTACGCAACGCTGCCCAACATCATGAAGGCGAAGAAAAAGCCGCTCGATGTCGTGACGCCCGATGCGCTTGGTGTCGACGTCGCGCCGAGGCTGACGACGCTCAAGCTGGCGGAGCCTACGAAACGCGAGGCGGGCATCCGCGTCGCCGACGCCGCCGAGCTGGTGGAAAAGCTGAAGAACGTTGCGCGCGTCATCTAG
- a CDS encoding electron transfer flavoprotein subunit alpha/FixB family protein produces MSVLVIAEHDNQTLKAATLSAITAAACLGDEIHVLVAGSQCASVAEQAASIAGVARVRVADAAHYEHALAENLAALVVGLAADYSHLFAPATTSAKNVMPRVAALLDVAQVSEIVAVESADTFVRPIYAGNVLATVRSADRIKVLTVRTTAFAAAPAEGGAAVIESLAPAAEVSTSRFVSQQLTRSERPELTAAQRVISGGRGMGSSESFALLDEIADRLGAAVGASRAAVDAGFVPNDYQVGQTGKVIAPQLYIAVGISGAIQHLAGMKDSKVIVAINKDEEAPIFQIADYGLVGDLFKVLPELSQELDKLQQN; encoded by the coding sequence ATGTCCGTACTCGTTATTGCAGAACACGACAATCAAACGCTCAAGGCAGCGACCCTGAGCGCCATTACCGCTGCCGCCTGCCTAGGCGACGAAATTCATGTGCTCGTGGCCGGATCGCAATGCGCAAGCGTCGCGGAGCAGGCGGCCAGCATCGCAGGCGTGGCCCGCGTGCGCGTGGCCGACGCCGCGCACTATGAGCACGCGTTGGCGGAGAACCTGGCGGCGCTCGTCGTCGGGCTCGCTGCCGATTACAGCCATCTATTCGCGCCCGCCACCACGTCCGCGAAGAACGTGATGCCGCGCGTGGCAGCGCTGCTCGATGTCGCGCAGGTCTCGGAGATCGTGGCGGTGGAATCGGCGGATACGTTCGTGCGTCCCATCTACGCGGGGAACGTGCTCGCCACGGTGCGAAGCGCGGATCGCATCAAGGTCTTGACGGTTCGCACCACGGCCTTCGCCGCGGCGCCGGCCGAAGGGGGCGCCGCGGTGATCGAATCGCTCGCGCCGGCCGCGGAGGTTTCGACTTCCCGCTTCGTAAGCCAGCAACTGACCCGTTCCGAGCGTCCTGAACTCACCGCCGCGCAGCGCGTCATCTCGGGCGGCCGCGGCATGGGTTCCAGCGAGAGCTTCGCGCTCCTCGACGAGATAGCCGACCGGCTCGGCGCGGCGGTCGGCGCATCCCGCGCCGCGGTGGATGCCGGTTTCGTTCCCAATGATTATCAGGTGGGCCAGACCGGCAAGGTCATCGCTCCGCAGCTCTATATCGCGGTGGGCATATCGGGTGCGATCCAGCATCTGGCCGGGATGAAGGACTCGAAGGTGATCGTGGCGATCAACAAGGACGAAGAAGCACCCATCTTCCAGATTGCGGACTACGGCCTCGTCGGCGACCTCTTCAAGGTGTTGCCGGAGTTGTCGCAAGAGCTGGACAAGTTGCAACAGAACTGA